The nucleotide sequence ACCAGCTCCAGCGCTGGGCAGAGCGAGCAGAGGCGCCCGCTGGGGCCCCGTGGACGTCGGTGCTGGAGCCGGCCCAGAGCTCAGCTGGGAGCCCGCTGCGGCCCCGCTGTGCCCAGGGTTTGCGGCCAGAGCCccaccggggctggggctccgTGGCCGTGGGGGACCCGacccccccggcagccctgccctgccactgGCTCCGAAAGCCTCTCGTGCCTCCCGCAGCCCTTGGGCTCCAGCAGGGCTCCTGGTGCCTTTGCCAATCCCAGCCAAAAGCCTTTTTGTCTCCCAGCCACGCGGCGCAGCCGGGAGCTGTGGTCAGGCCCTGACTGCCGGGGGGGCCATCAGCGGCTGGTGAGCGGCGGCTCAGGGCTGCTGCGAGGCCTCcccaggcagctcagccccccaggatcccccagccccgcaccccAGCCCTGGAAGCACACCCCGGGGCTCGGAGGCAACGCGTGCCCGCGGGCGGCTCGTGGGTGCAGGGTGCGGCCACCGAGGTGCAACCGGCCGGGAGCTGGCGGTGATGGAGGAGCTGCCCTGGCACCCGCTGTGTCCCCGtctctgtccctgctgggcacaggagccagcatcctgcagccccgtcccctgccagctctgtgcctgggggCAGCACGAACAGCCGGGGCCTTGCTCATTTCCAGGTTTAATTAGAAACTTATCCCAAACAACAAACCCCAGAGACGCCAGAGGAGGGACCGTGAATGCCATAAAAACCTGCCAAAGCCCCacctggggggtcccagggctggggccgcCTCTCCCCCCGCCACCCCAGCATCTCAGGCTCGGCTCTGCCCCGCAGCAACTCggtcctgccccccccgggggctgtgcagggctgcaggggctccGTGGGTGCTGCGGCGTGGCCGCTCCTGGTGAGAAGGCGACTGGAAGCGTGAGACCCACAGGAAAATCCAGCAGCGCCGGCTCCAAGAGGTGCTTGTGCCCAGCCCCGCCAGGCAGAGCCCAACAGGGACACAGTCCCGACGGGTGGGGGCACCCCAATGTCCTGGCAGAGTGGGGACCGAGGCAGGACTTGGGTcctgagcagcagtgctggcgAGAGGCATTGCTCTCCGCGCGGGGGCcactgccccagcagcccctcgcatacctgcatgcacacacacacacgtgcacacacacacgtgcacacgctcacacacacgtgcacacgctcacacacacgtgcacgcatgcacacacacgtgcacacgcatgcacacacacacacacacacagcctgcTCGCCCCATCTCACCCCAGGAGCCCAGGGACgaggctcccagcagcagccaccccccTTTGCTCCACGTCCCTTGCGCCAGGACGCCGCCAGCTGCGGGGCGCTGGGCTGGGGGTGTCAGGGGCGGGGGGCAcgtgggcagggcagggctggcactgCCTGGCCCAGGGCCGGGGCAGTCCCCCGGGCAGAACCGACTGCTTCACCCCAGCACGTCCCTGCGCTGTCCCCAGCCGCTGAGCGCAATAAATGTCCGGGTGTCCGCGGGGCAAGGGGCCCCGTGCGGATGATGGAGGGGAGGTGGCGGGGATGGGGGGACGAGGGCGGGACAGCGGGGCCCTGGGAGGTGGGCACCACGAGGCCCCTGAAGACAGGCACGAGCAGAGGAGGGGGTGCAGAAGAGCCTTGGCTTTGCCCCGGGCTGGGACGAGTCTGGCGCCAGGGGGCCGGGCCGAGGGCTCACGTACCCCCCAGCATCACTGCTTCCTGCGGACAACCTGGCGGAGGTGCAGCTCACTCTCTGCGGCCACGATGGGCTGCTCGTTCTGCCGGTGGTGGCTGATGAGGTGGCTGATGCTCTCAAAGAGTACGTCCTTGGTCCTCACCTGGGGCcggggcagagcagccctgaagcCCCGGGcagctgccccccaccccatcgcCCCCGTCCCGGTCCCCCTGCCCTTACCACGCCCTCGGGATCCACCAGCAGCAGGTGCTTGGGCTGCCCGCAGTGCATGCCCGTCAGGACGTACTGCCCCGGGTTGGTGATGCTGTCCCGCACCAGGAAATCCCCGTCCATCTGCAGGAGCTTCTCGGCGTCCCGCCGGCTCATCTTCCCGTGGTACCACGGCTCCcgcctcagctgctcctccgTGGGGGCGATGGGAGCTTTCCGCGTGGGGGGGCTCGGCCACTGGTCCTCAAtcggggggctgctgccgcccccTGCTATGCACTCGTGGAGCTTCAGGGCATCTTCAAAAGGCCCTGCAGGAGCCAGGATGGGGCCGTCGGGGCCGTCACCACTCTGGGACATGATGCCAGGCCCCAGCACGgcgcccggccccagcccgccAGCTTACTCATATCAAAGAGGTCCTTTTTGGGACTCTCCTCCAGTGCTCTGCAAGCGGTGTCTGGCTCCCGCGTGTCCAGGCTCTGTGTGTTCACGTACATGTGCTCCTCGTAGTCCCGCGGCCCCAGGGGGTGCCCGTCCGCCTGCAGGTACCCGTCGCAGGGCTGGCCTGCGGGGACCGGGCATCACCGCCGGGCACAGCAGGgtcccctctgcagcccccatgGGACCCCGCCTGCCCCGACgtccccagcaccctcctgcgGCCACAGCCCCCTGCGGCGGTACCCACCCTGGCTCTCCAGGTCCCAGGGCGGTCCCggctggctgctctgctctctcctGGGTGCTAAACCGCCCTGGGGAGAGGAGACAGCGAGGGCATCGGGGGGgccacccccggccccacacCGCAGGGCCGGCAGCGGCCCCGAGGCTCAcctggctggcagggctggagctggggggctggACGCGGACATGGCCCAGGAGCGTGCTGTGCCGGAGCCGGGAGTCGatgagcccccccgggggtggcTCCTTGCCCGGGATGCTGTTGTAGTAGTCGTGCTCACCCGCCTCGTCGTCCTCCCCCCACGCCGActcctccatccccagcaccctgcacagGACGTGGCgggagcagaggcagcttgGGGACACCctgcccagcccggccccgctcctggCAAGGACGGGGACGCCCAGACCGGCCCCGGCGCCCAGGCCAGCCACAGCCCTACCTGTCTGGGGGCACCACCACCTTGGGGGGGCTGTGCAGGTACTGCTTGAAGCGCAGCTCGAAGGCCTGTCCCACCGTGTTGATGACGCTCTGTGCCAGCCCGTCGCAGCACTCCAGGATGTGGCAAGCtgcggacagacggacggacggacggattGAGGCTTCTcccgtgcccccagcagctcctcggaTAGCCCCAAGctgcccctcaccccccacTGAGGGACaccgcccccagcccagctcatcCCTCCTCCATGCCCCAGGGGCCAGCATCACCTCTCTGGTTGATGGGGTCCTTGGCGACGTAGGCAACGTAGTCCGTGGTGTCCTGGGGGCACAGAGGGTGCTCAGGGCCTGCGCCCCCTTGCTGCATGGCGAGTGGGGCCAGGGCTACCGGGGGGCCTCAGCCCCACGGACCGGGTTGCCCCCCCCGTTTCGGCTCAGGGCAGCCCCATGTCCCCGCTCCCCAAGCAGGGAGCCGAGGGGGGCTGTGGCAAGAGAGCCTCACCGTGTCCCCGCCGGAGGCGAAGGAGATGGACTGCATGTGGTGGTTGGCAATGATCTGTGGGCACGGCCGCCGTGGGGTTACTggggggggctgcctgcccccgcttggcagcaggagctgaggctggaggcagagggCTGGGATGGGGCCGGAGGCCGCGTCCCCTGTGCCCGGCTCTCACCTGGCGCGTGGTGGGGATCATGAGGTTCAGGCCATCAACGGAGATGTTGACGGCGATGCTCATGCCTGCGAAGCGGAGGTTGCTCTTGCCCAGGATGGAGAAGAGGGCTTTGTTGGGAGCCTGCGGGGGAGAGGAGGGTGGGGGCAatgcagccccccaggaccaGGCTTCCCGGggtggaggaggcagagggggtGCCCGAGAGACCCCAGGCTCTGCGCTGCGATCAGagccagcagcccagcaccctgcccgcagccctggccctgggggagcagagaaggATGGGCCCGGGAGGAGACTCACCTTCTTCTTCCAGATGCCCTTCACGCCCGGCACTGCCTCGTACAGTCTGTTGATGGCTTCCCTGCAAGCCCCGAGTCCCGCAGCGTTACCGCTGCAgaccccagccccttcccagctgcctcccctccccacagctCTGGGGACCACCAGTCCCAGGCTCCTGCAGcatcccccagcctcccctggTGTCATGGGGCTGTCGGTTCGTCCTCCCAGCTGGGGCcacctcccttctcctctttccGCCCATCGATCTGCGGCAGAGCCCTTTGCCGCATCGCTGCCCCTGGCCCAGCGTGAGGCATGCAGGGCCCCCCAGCCTCGGCCCAGTCCCCCTGTCTCCACAGGGCCCGGgcgggggcagcagcggggccccACCTGGTGACCTGTGTCCGGGTGTTGAAGTCGAGGGACCTCATGGAGCGTAGCACCTCGATGCACCCCATGTactgcagggagggagggagggaggtcaGGGCAGTCTCTGGCTGCCGTCACCAGCCCCGTGCAggcgagggagaggagagcagaggagctgggagccagggacaAGGCCCCCgtcggccccagccccagggttCTCATGCACAGCGCCGTttcgccccccaccccaaaacgtCCAGCTGCCACACTGCGTGCCCAGACCCCACGCTGAGACCCAGCAAACTCATCCGGGTGCCAGGGCTCCAACCGCCCCGACAGGGGCTGATGGCAGCCATGTCCCGGGGCAGGCCCCCCCTGGCCTGGAAAGCCCCCAGCCTGACCCGGCCCCGTGTCATCCTTCACAAGCCATGCCAGACAGTGCGGGCAGCGTGATGGGGCTGCTACGTGACGGCAGAAGGGGCCGCGGGCTGTGCGGGCGCGTCCGCTGCCAGCCCAGGCATCCCTCCGCAGAGCCGCTGGGTCAGGGCACCCCCACGACGCTGCCCCATCACCCCGGCCCCCTGCAGCTTTGTACAGGAGGGGGTGGCTGCCAGGGTCCCACCCCGTGCCCACAGAGCTGAGCCTCTGGatgggggaaactgaggctcagcagagccatGGGGCGGCCACCCTGGACAAGGGCGGACGATCCCCGGCTCTGCCCTCAGCCCAGCCTTGTGCAGCGCGCCTGGTCCAGAGCCAGGCTTGcagctgcagccaaggctgccgGAGGCCTCTGGGCCCCCCGAGCGTTTCCAGGGCCCCGCGCTGAGGATGGaggccggggggaggccggAGGGACGCCGGGCCACGGGGTCCCGCCGGGCATCGGGGTCCCGCCGGGCATCGCCCAGGTCGCGGGACGCCGGCCGCGGGGGAGCGGCACCGCGGGGCTCCAGGGGTCCCCCGGGACGGGCATCGCGGGACGCGTGCCCTGGGTGCccgggggcgagggggggctcccgggagcccccggggcggagcggggccggcggcacTTACCCTGACGATGTAGGAGACGCCGGGCCCCAGCACCCGCTCGTCGGGGTGCAGCCAGCCCTGCGCCGGCTTGCTGATGAAGCTGCCCTTGCGGTTCCACTCCTCgccgcccggccgggcccccTCCGCCCGCGCCGCCTTCctggcggccccggccccgccgcgcagCCGGCTCAGCCCCGGCAGCGAGCAGGGCGCCGAGCAGCCGGGCTCGCAGGCGCCCAGCACCGCcgccaggctggacggggcccccccgggctccgcggcgccccccggccgggccggCGAGGAGAGCTCCTTGCTGGAGCCCGAGGGGCTGCGGCTGAGGaagccgccggggccggggaaCTTCCACTGGGGCATCCtgggcagcagcatgcagaacGTGGTGCCGGCCTCCGGCTCCTCGCCCGCCGCCGGGCacggctgcgccagccccggggcgggagccggcaccggcaccggcaccggcaccggcaccggggccggggccggcatGGGGGCGGCCCTCAGCGGCTCGTCGCGGAACCGGTCATACTTGGGCTCGGGGAGcatgccctgccctgccccgcaccgcccggcgctccgccgccgccgccgccgccgccgcccggggcgagcgccccgctccgccccgctccgcgccgccgccgcccgccccccgccccccgcccgctccCCCGGGGCCGCCAAGCGCTGATGTCATGGAGCGAGcgctccgccgcccgcccccggcccccccgagCATCCCCCAGCATCCCCGCCTCCCGCccgcccctgcagcccccgcccgccccgctccggcccccccgcgttcccccccccccgcccctccgcgGTGGGACCCCCAAAACGGGCAGGGGTCGTCCCCGCGCC is from Anser cygnoides isolate HZ-2024a breed goose chromosome 27, Taihu_goose_T2T_genome, whole genome shotgun sequence and encodes:
- the SHC2 gene encoding SHC-transforming protein 2, whose product is MLPEPKYDRFRDEPLRAAPMPAPAPVPVPVPVPVPAPAPGLAQPCPAAGEEPEAGTTFCMLLPRMPQWKFPGPGGFLSRSPSGSSKELSSPARPGGAAEPGGAPSSLAAVLGACEPGCSAPCSLPGLSRLRGGAGAARKAARAEGARPGGEEWNRKGSFISKPAQGWLHPDERVLGPGVSYIVRYMGCIEVLRSMRSLDFNTRTQVTREAINRLYEAVPGVKGIWKKKAPNKALFSILGKSNLRFAGMSIAVNISVDGLNLMIPTTRQIIANHHMQSISFASGGDTDTTDYVAYVAKDPINQRACHILECCDGLAQSVINTVGQAFELRFKQYLHSPPKVVVPPDRVLGMEESAWGEDDEAGEHDYYNSIPGKEPPPGGLIDSRLRHSTLLGHVRVQPPSSSPASQGGLAPRREQSSQPGPPWDLESQGQPCDGYLQADGHPLGPRDYEEHMYVNTQSLDTREPDTACRALEESPKKDLFDMRPFEDALKLHECIAGGGSSPPIEDQWPSPPTRKAPIAPTEEQLRREPWYHGKMSRRDAEKLLQMDGDFLVRDSITNPGQYVLTGMHCGQPKHLLLVDPEGVVRTKDVLFESISHLISHHRQNEQPIVAAESELHLRQVVRRKQ